A part of Brassica rapa cultivar Chiifu-401-42 chromosome A05, CAAS_Brap_v3.01, whole genome shotgun sequence genomic DNA contains:
- the LOC103867629 gene encoding protein FAR1-RELATED SEQUENCE 2 isoform X1 encodes MVLIVLDEMDIEGVAIDLLSRNGGNVDEPCEASTSGNATSTTVEHFATLGEPQNGMEFESKEAAYYFYREYARSFGFGITIKASRRSKRSGKFIDVKIACSRFGAKRESTAAVINPRSCPKTGCKAGLHMKRKEDEKWVIVSFIKEHNHEICPDDFYASVRGKNKPAAGASAHQKKGLQLALEEDDFKLMLERFAEMQSKQPGFFYAVDFDSEKRIRNVFWLDVKAKQDYYSFSDVVLFDTFYLRSGYRVPFAPFVGVNHHRRYALLGCALIGEESESTYSWLFRTWRKAVGGQALGVMITDQDKVLSDVVAEVFPSARHCFSLWSVMSKIPEMVNPLDDGFTECFRDCVDGAWTDEQFERSWSEMVDKFELNENEWLHSLFRDRRKWVPRYFHGLSFAGLSGPERCGSVVCHFDKYMNSEATFSGFFEEYTKFLQYRYDVEAKDDLDSQSKQPTLRSSLAFEKQLSLIYTDAAFKKFQAEVLGVVSCQLQKEREDETTAIFRVEDFEKRRNFFVSVNKEVLDVCCSCYLFEYQGFLCKHAMIVLQNSDVSCIPSQYILKRWSKKGNNREEKHEEGAAVDNRMARFDDLCQRFVKLGEVASLSDEAYKTALQFLEKNLKKCVSVNSSPKLMTSGSIGFENEGMLDSASKLSKKKKTQKKRKAYNGPEDVTNGSEELRQEPEQVSSRAPTFENCYIPQAADMEATELGSHAAPLGIYYSTQQTIGFSSVSSGQEGYYGYPATIQAMGNLHSVHGRMNQYETQPSIQGAFQGQTGFRGSAIRGGYDMEETLHDMTMESSQFQGSGPSHPGDHRLSH; translated from the exons ATGGTCCTGATAGTTTTGGATGAGATGGATATTGAAGGTGTTGCGATAGATCTTCTGTCAAGAAATGGTGGCAATGTAGATGAGCCTTGTGAGGCGAGCACGAGTGGAAACGCTACTAGCACCACCGTAGAGCATTTCGCAACTCTTGGCGAGCCCCAAAACGGCATGGAGTTCGAGTCCAAGGAGGCTGCGTACTATTTCTACAGAGAATACGCTCGATCATTCGGATTTGGCATCACAATAAAAGCCAGCCGCCGTTCAAAGAGATCAGGAAAGTTCATCGATGTCAAAATAGCGTGCTCAAGATTCGGAGCCAAGCGCGAGTCAACCGCGGCTGTAATAAACCCGCGGTCATGTCCAAAGACGGGTTGCAAAGCTGGTCTTCATATGAAGAGGAAAGAAGACGAGAAATGGGTTATAGTTAGTTTCATAAAAGAACATAACCACGAGATCTGTCCGGATGATTTTTACGCCAGCGTAAGGGGAAAGAACAAGCCTGCTGCTGGTGCGTCAGCGCATCAAAAGAAAGGTCTTCAGTTAGCTCTAGAAGAGGACGACTTCAAGTTGATGCTCGAGCGTTTTGCGGAGATGCAATCTAAGCAGCCTGGTTTCTTCTACGCGGTGGATTTCGACTCTGAGAAACGTATAAGAAACGTGTTTTGGCTCGACGTGAAGGCTAAGCAAGACTATTACAGTTTCTCTGATGTTGTTCTCTTCGACACGTTTTACCTTAGGAGCGGGTACAGAGTCCCGTTTGCTCCTTTCGTCGGGGTTAACCATCACCGTCGATATGCGCTGCTTGGATGTGCGTTGATAGGAGAAGAGAGCGAGTCAACTTACTCGTGGCTGTTTCGGACGTGGCGTAAAGCAGTAGGAGGTCAAGCTCTTGGAGTGATGATAACGGATCAGGATAAGGTTCTAAGCGACGTCGTTGCCGAAGTGTTTCCAAGTGCTCGTCATTGTTTCTCTTTGTGGAGTGTGATGAGTAAGATCCCTGAGATGGTGAATCCTTTAGATGATGGTTTCACGGAGTGTTTTAGAGACTGCGTGGACGGAGCTTGGACCGATGAGCAGTTCGAAAGGAGCTGGTCAGAGATGGTTGATAAGTTTGAGCTTAACGAGAACGAGTGGCTCCACTCGCTGTTTAGAGATCGGAGGAAGTGGGTGCCACGTTACTTTCACGGTCTTTCTTTCGCTGGGTTGTCTGGACCCGAGAGATGTGGAAGCGTCGTCTGTCATTTCGACAAGTATATGAACTCAGAAGCTACGTTCAGTGGCTTCTTTGAAGAATACACGAAGTTTCTGCAGTATCGTTACGATGTGGAAGCGAAGGATGATCTTGATTCTCAGAGCAAACAACCTACACTGAGATCTTCTTTAGCTTTCGAGAAACAGCTTTCGTTGATCTACACAGACGCTGCTTTTAAGAAGTTCCAAGCTGAGGTGCTTGGAGTTGTCTCTTGTCAACTccagaaagaaagagaagatgaaacgaCAGCTATATTCCGCGTTGAGGATTTTGAAAAACGCCGAAACTTCTTCGTTTCTGTGAACAAAGAGGTGTTGGATGTGTGCTGCTCTTGCTATTTATTCGAGTACCAAGGGTTCCTATGCAAACATGCGATGATCGTACTTCAAAACTCTGACGTTTCCTGCATTCCATCTCAGTATATACTGAAGCGCTGGTCAAAGAAGGGTAACAACAGAGAAGAAAAACACGAAGAAGGAGCCGCTGTAGATAACCGGATGGCGCGTTTTGATGATCTTTGTCAGCGTTTTGTGAAGCTTGGAGAAGTTGCATCTTTGTCAGATGAAGCCTACAAGACTGCTTTACAGTTTTTGGAGAAAAACTTGAAGAAATGTGTTAGTGTGAATAGTTCTCCAAAGTTAATGACAAGTGGGTCTATTGGCTTCGAAAATGAAGGTATGTTGGACTCTGCATCGAAACTgtccaagaaaaagaaaactcagAAGAAAAGAAAG GCATATAATGGACCAGAGGATGTGACAAACGGGTCAGAAGAACTCCGCCAAGAACCT GAACAAGTTAGCTCCAGAGCTCCTACCTTTGAGAACTGTTACATTCCTCAAGCAGCAGATATGGAAGCAACCGAGCTAGGCTCCCATGCCGCACCTCTTGGGATCTATTATTCGACTCAACAGACTATTGGA TTCTCATCGGTTTCTTCTGGCCAGGAGGGTTACTACGGATATCCGGCAACGATACAAGCAATG GGAAACTTGCATTCAGTTCATGGACGGATGAATCAATATGAGACACAACCAAGCATCCAAGGAGCT TTCCAGGGACAGACAGGTTTCAGGGGAAGCGCTATCCGTGGCGGCTATGACATGGAAGAAACTCTGCACGACATG ACGATGGAGTCTTCACAGTTTCAGGGCTCTGGTCCGAGCCATCCGGGTGATCACCGTTTGTCCCACTAA
- the LOC103867629 gene encoding protein FAR1-RELATED SEQUENCE 2 isoform X2, whose product MVLIVLDEMDIEGVAIDLLSRNGGNVDEPCEASTSGNATSTTVEHFATLGEPQNGMEFESKEAAYYFYREYARSFGFGITIKASRRSKRSGKFIDVKIACSRFGAKRESTAAVINPRSCPKTGCKAGLHMKRKEDEKWVIVSFIKEHNHEICPDDFYASVRGKNKPAAGASAHQKKGLQLALEEDDFKLMLERFAEMQSKQPGFFYAVDFDSEKRIRNVFWLDVKAKQDYYSFSDVVLFDTFYLRSGYRVPFAPFVGVNHHRRYALLGCALIGEESESTYSWLFRTWRKAVGGQALGVMITDQDKVLSDVVAEVFPSARHCFSLWSVMSKIPEMVNPLDDGFTECFRDCVDGAWTDEQFERSWSEMVDKFELNENEWLHSLFRDRRKWVPRYFHGLSFAGLSGPERCGSVVCHFDKYMNSEATFSGFFEEYTKFLQYRYDVEAKDDLDSQSKQPTLRSSLAFEKQLSLIYTDAAFKKFQAEVLGVVSCQLQKEREDETTAIFRVEDFEKRRNFFVSVNKEVLDVCCSCYLFEYQGFLCKHAMIVLQNSDVSCIPSQYILKRWSKKGNNREEKHEEGAAVDNRMARFDDLCQRFVKLGEVASLSDEAYKTALQFLEKNLKKCVSVNSSPKLMTSGSIGFENEGMLDSASKLSKKKKTQKKRKAYNGPEDVTNGSEELRQEPEQVSSRAPTFENCYIPQAADMEATELGSHAAPLGIYYSTQQTIGFSSVSSGQEGYYGYPATIQAMGNLHSVHGRMNQYETQPSIQGAGQTGFRGSAIRGGYDMEETLHDMTMESSQFQGSGPSHPGDHRLSH is encoded by the exons ATGGTCCTGATAGTTTTGGATGAGATGGATATTGAAGGTGTTGCGATAGATCTTCTGTCAAGAAATGGTGGCAATGTAGATGAGCCTTGTGAGGCGAGCACGAGTGGAAACGCTACTAGCACCACCGTAGAGCATTTCGCAACTCTTGGCGAGCCCCAAAACGGCATGGAGTTCGAGTCCAAGGAGGCTGCGTACTATTTCTACAGAGAATACGCTCGATCATTCGGATTTGGCATCACAATAAAAGCCAGCCGCCGTTCAAAGAGATCAGGAAAGTTCATCGATGTCAAAATAGCGTGCTCAAGATTCGGAGCCAAGCGCGAGTCAACCGCGGCTGTAATAAACCCGCGGTCATGTCCAAAGACGGGTTGCAAAGCTGGTCTTCATATGAAGAGGAAAGAAGACGAGAAATGGGTTATAGTTAGTTTCATAAAAGAACATAACCACGAGATCTGTCCGGATGATTTTTACGCCAGCGTAAGGGGAAAGAACAAGCCTGCTGCTGGTGCGTCAGCGCATCAAAAGAAAGGTCTTCAGTTAGCTCTAGAAGAGGACGACTTCAAGTTGATGCTCGAGCGTTTTGCGGAGATGCAATCTAAGCAGCCTGGTTTCTTCTACGCGGTGGATTTCGACTCTGAGAAACGTATAAGAAACGTGTTTTGGCTCGACGTGAAGGCTAAGCAAGACTATTACAGTTTCTCTGATGTTGTTCTCTTCGACACGTTTTACCTTAGGAGCGGGTACAGAGTCCCGTTTGCTCCTTTCGTCGGGGTTAACCATCACCGTCGATATGCGCTGCTTGGATGTGCGTTGATAGGAGAAGAGAGCGAGTCAACTTACTCGTGGCTGTTTCGGACGTGGCGTAAAGCAGTAGGAGGTCAAGCTCTTGGAGTGATGATAACGGATCAGGATAAGGTTCTAAGCGACGTCGTTGCCGAAGTGTTTCCAAGTGCTCGTCATTGTTTCTCTTTGTGGAGTGTGATGAGTAAGATCCCTGAGATGGTGAATCCTTTAGATGATGGTTTCACGGAGTGTTTTAGAGACTGCGTGGACGGAGCTTGGACCGATGAGCAGTTCGAAAGGAGCTGGTCAGAGATGGTTGATAAGTTTGAGCTTAACGAGAACGAGTGGCTCCACTCGCTGTTTAGAGATCGGAGGAAGTGGGTGCCACGTTACTTTCACGGTCTTTCTTTCGCTGGGTTGTCTGGACCCGAGAGATGTGGAAGCGTCGTCTGTCATTTCGACAAGTATATGAACTCAGAAGCTACGTTCAGTGGCTTCTTTGAAGAATACACGAAGTTTCTGCAGTATCGTTACGATGTGGAAGCGAAGGATGATCTTGATTCTCAGAGCAAACAACCTACACTGAGATCTTCTTTAGCTTTCGAGAAACAGCTTTCGTTGATCTACACAGACGCTGCTTTTAAGAAGTTCCAAGCTGAGGTGCTTGGAGTTGTCTCTTGTCAACTccagaaagaaagagaagatgaaacgaCAGCTATATTCCGCGTTGAGGATTTTGAAAAACGCCGAAACTTCTTCGTTTCTGTGAACAAAGAGGTGTTGGATGTGTGCTGCTCTTGCTATTTATTCGAGTACCAAGGGTTCCTATGCAAACATGCGATGATCGTACTTCAAAACTCTGACGTTTCCTGCATTCCATCTCAGTATATACTGAAGCGCTGGTCAAAGAAGGGTAACAACAGAGAAGAAAAACACGAAGAAGGAGCCGCTGTAGATAACCGGATGGCGCGTTTTGATGATCTTTGTCAGCGTTTTGTGAAGCTTGGAGAAGTTGCATCTTTGTCAGATGAAGCCTACAAGACTGCTTTACAGTTTTTGGAGAAAAACTTGAAGAAATGTGTTAGTGTGAATAGTTCTCCAAAGTTAATGACAAGTGGGTCTATTGGCTTCGAAAATGAAGGTATGTTGGACTCTGCATCGAAACTgtccaagaaaaagaaaactcagAAGAAAAGAAAG GCATATAATGGACCAGAGGATGTGACAAACGGGTCAGAAGAACTCCGCCAAGAACCT GAACAAGTTAGCTCCAGAGCTCCTACCTTTGAGAACTGTTACATTCCTCAAGCAGCAGATATGGAAGCAACCGAGCTAGGCTCCCATGCCGCACCTCTTGGGATCTATTATTCGACTCAACAGACTATTGGA TTCTCATCGGTTTCTTCTGGCCAGGAGGGTTACTACGGATATCCGGCAACGATACAAGCAATG GGAAACTTGCATTCAGTTCATGGACGGATGAATCAATATGAGACACAACCAAGCATCCAAGGAGCT GGACAGACAGGTTTCAGGGGAAGCGCTATCCGTGGCGGCTATGACATGGAAGAAACTCTGCACGACATG ACGATGGAGTCTTCACAGTTTCAGGGCTCTGGTCCGAGCCATCCGGGTGATCACCGTTTGTCCCACTAA